From Vitis vinifera cultivar Pinot Noir 40024 chromosome 14, ASM3070453v1, a single genomic window includes:
- the LOC100243960 gene encoding non-specific lipid-transfer protein 1, translating into MKGVVIALLVALAMVHFMAEPARAITCSDVNKALAPCVSYLTGGGAPTSACCDGVRTLKSLSPTTSDRQTACQCAKDAASRNPNIREDAAAALPNKCGVQTDIPISRSTDCSTVS; encoded by the exons ATGAAGGGAGTAGTGATCGCCTTGCTGGTGGCCCTCGCCATGGTCCACTTCATGGCGGAGCCAGCCCGTGCCATCACCTGCTCAGACGTGAACAAGGCCCTGGCCCCTTGCGTCTCCTACCTCACCGGCGGCGGTGCTCCGACTTCAGCATGCTGTGACGGCGTCAGGACCCTTAAGTCATTGTCACCCACCACGAGCGACAGGCAAACGGCCTGCCAGTGTGCCAAGGACGCCGCCAGCCGCAACCCCAACATTAGGGAGGATGCCGCCGCTGCCCTCCCCAACAAGTGCGGCGTCCAGACCGACATTCCCATCTCCCGAAGCACTGACTGCTCTAC TGTCTCTTAA
- the LOC100242301 gene encoding ATP-dependent 6-phosphofructokinase 5, chloroplastic has protein sequence MASASLIYAVNFINPPKCILHSKRDYFSFNMSYTCTKSKTSQRQMRNKQSRMATIAAGNQEMDFTDPCWKTKFQEDFELRFNLPHLKDVLPIKPRPTTFSLKNRNARLVNGANVLEDRKNGYVNEDDRALLKVIRYSSPTSAGAECIDPDCSWVEQWVHRAGPREEIFFEPGEVKAGIVTCGGLCPGLNDVIRQIVFTLELYGVKKIVGIQYGYRGLFDRGLAEIELFREVVQNINLAGGSLLGVSRGGADISEIVDSIQARGIDMIFILGGNGTHAGANAIHNECRRRKMKVSVICVPKTIDNDILLMDKTFGFDTAVEEAQRAINSAYIEARSAYHGIGLVKLMGRSSGFIAMHASLSSGQIDICLIPEVPFQIEGPYGVLRHLEHLIETKGSAVLCVAEGAGQDFVEKTNSTDASGNARLGDIGVYLQQQIKKHFRRIGVPADVKYIDPTYMIRACRANASDAVLCTVLGQNAVHGAFAGFSGITVGICNSHYVYLPIPEVIASPRVVDPDSRMWHRCLTSTGQPDFN, from the exons ATGGCTTCTGCTTCTTTGATCTATGCTGTTAATTTTATCAACCCTCCAAAATGTATTTTGCATTCAAAAAgggattatttttctttcaatatgAGTTATACTTGTACAAAATCCAAAACCTCACAAAGACAGATGAGAAATAAGCAATCAAGAATGGCTACAATTGCTGCTGGAAATCAAGAAATGGACTTCACTGATCCCTGTTGGAAGACCAAATTTCAAGAGGATTTCGAGTTGAGATTTAATTTGCCTCACCTTAAGGATGTATTGCCCATAAAGCCAAGGCCTACGACGTTTTCCCTGAAAAATAG AAATGCTCGATTAGTGAATGGCGCCAATGTGCTTGAGGATCGGAAAAATGGTTATGTTAATGAGGATGATAGAGCACTTCTAAAG GTTATCAGATATTCTTCACCAACTTCTGCTGGAGCTGAGTGCATTGATCCTGATTGCAGCTGGGTGGAGCAATG GGTACATCGTGCTGGGCCACGTGAGGAGATATTCTTTGAGCCTGGGGAAGTGAAAGCTGGAATTGTTACCTGTGGAGGGCTCTGTCCTGGTCTCAATGATGTCATTAGACAG ATTGTTTTCACTCTGGAACTCTATGGGGTTAAGAAGATTGTTGGAATCCAGTATGGTTATCGTGGACTTTTTGATCGGGGCTTAGCTGAAATAGAG cTTTTCCGTGAAGTGGTTCAAAACATTAATCTTGCCGGTGGAAGTCTGCTTGGAGTTTCCCGTGGAGGTGCTGATATCAGTGAGATTGTAGATAGCATACAG gcCAGGGGAATTGATATGATTTTCATACTTGGGGGCAATGGTACACATGCAGGAGCAAATGCAATACACAACGAG TGCCGCAGGAGGAAGATGAAAGTATCGGTTATATGTGTTCCAAAAACAATTGATAATGATATTCTGTTAATGGATAAAACCTTTGGATTTGATACTGCTGTAGAAGAAGCTCAAAGGGCTATTAATTCTGCATATATTGAG GCTCGTAGTGCATATCATGGCATCGGGCTTGTAAAACTGATGGGAAGAAGCAGCGGCTTTATAGCAATGCACGCTTCGCTTTCAAGCGGTCAGATTGATATCTGTTTGATTCCAGAG GTACCATTTCAAATTGAGGGACCTTATGGTGTCTTACGACATTTAGAGCATCTCATAGAGACTAAAGGGTCAGCTGTGCTCTGTGTGGCTGAAGGAGCAGGACAA gATTTTGTAGAAAAGACGAATTCGACGGATGCATCTGGGAATGCGAGACTTGGAGACATTGGTGTTTATCTCCAACAGCAG ATCAAGAAACATTTTAGGAGGATTGGCGTTCCAGCTGATGTTAAATACATTGATCCCACTTATATGATTCGAGCGTGTCGAGCAAATGCATCTGATGCTGTTCTTTGCACTGTTCTTGGCCAGAATGCT GTCCATGGAGCATTTGCAGGGTTCAGTGGAATCACTGTTGGAATATGTAACAGCCACTACGTCTACTTACCAATCCCGGAAGTGATCGCCTCTCCAAGAGTCGTCGATCCAGACAGCCGGATGTGGCACCGGTGCCTGACTTCCACCGGCC